Genomic DNA from Euwallacea similis isolate ESF13 chromosome 11, ESF131.1, whole genome shotgun sequence:
TCTCAAAATTACTCATTCTTATCATTTAACTGATAATCagacaattaattattagctACATTTTTAGTTCGTGAACCACCAACTGTCGCGATGcacataatataaataacaatgataagtttcatttttattgtggTCGTCATCCTTGCTTCAAATGCTGCACCGACTCCGGCACAAGTAAACAAGTTTAGCGGAATATTTCAACATCTTTCAGtgccaaaatattttagaatacaTCAATCACCTCAAAACAATTATTCGCTTATTGGGAATCGGTTAAGGAAAGCATCAGACAAACGCGCAATACGATCCTGGTCAAACAGGATCAGGAGATAATTGAACTGATGTATGAGGctcaacaaattaaaatggaGGTATTGGAGAAATTTGAGATATACAACACAGCTTATAGAAAAGTAGTAAAATCAATATTAGAAGAATATGATGATACAGGTAAGAAAACAAGTATTTCTACTTTCGGTTGATATTATACGAAGCTTTGTTGGTAGAGAGTATCAGGTGCATAATGGACTTGAATGACGAGCTTATAAAGTTTGACCAGAAAGTCGTTGAGCTGATGGAAGATCGGATCACCGAAGGCGAGTCGTtaatcaacaattttatatattctCTGAATGTTCTTCTCGAAAGTATAAGCGACCTTAGGACCAGTGTAGAAAGGTGCAATAAGAGTTATTGCACCAGAGAAATAGCCGCTCTTCTTTCTAGAACTCACGAAATGGTTTTGCAAGATATCGACACTTTCGAGGAAGAGCTGTATGACACCTTCAGATATTTAATCCTAAATGAAAAGCCGTATGTACGGTATATCCAAAAACTCTTATCAAAACTCAGGTTATGCATCTACGGTCGCATTCAAACTGATCACGATTAGATTAAGATCAATATAAGTATGTAAACACAATCTGATATTTTAAGATaatacttaatatttattcaCAATGAGAGATTATATCTATACAGGATGACCCAAAATTCGTGTGTAATAAATGTGGGATctacatgtaaaaatatagCAAGAAGTTcgtataaacatttttttagattggTGATGGAGTAGCAAAATGGTCACTCCCCGCTTTACTACCCGAAACCTTTTTATTATGTGCTACTggcttttcatttaaaaatattgaacgCACTGGGTAAAAGCGAAAAGAtgacagaaattttattccttATTATGCTAATTATAGCGTTAGGTAAACTATTGGAACAGCTCAAATGATGCTTTGTCTCACGATGCcactcaaaaactaaataaaaagtgctgtggaaaatttttcaatcgtTAAAACTTCACATGAGCGTCGCCAATATGAACAAGGCCTTAGAGTACCGCCCCACCACCTCTTTTTTGACCTATTCACGCGGCGAGCTcaagattttcaataaaaacttcATAGCGCAATTTGAGATAGAAACATGAGAATGTATTGTGACGTAAATAAATCTTGacaaaattgtaatattttaaatccgTTAAAAACATGTATGGAATAcggttaaaaaatatctaaaaaaagcCAATAAAGATCTCCGTGACTCCAACATTTTTAGCAATCGAATGAGACCTTTCAGGGGGCTGCAGAAGCCTTCAGAGTACTAGAAAAATCTCACTAAACTacccaaatttaaataacattcgTGGAAAGAAAGTCAGAAATTTGCCAGTAAATTATTTCTCCCACTTCCACTCTCTCTTACAGTGATCATTCCATCCCTGTTGGATGCACATTTTTCACTGTCGGTAAGTTCTTTCCCCGTAAAAATGGTATGAATTTAACGCTTTCTTACTTCTGAGACTATCCTCGGGGCACACGATTAATATCCCTCCTGGCTCCATAAAGCcaaatattttcctaattttccaaaagctgaaaaaacttaattggATTTCTCAGAAGTAAAGATTGTTTgctaaagtttattaaaactgATGAATTCCCTGGGAAGCGGGACCTGAATGTCccggaaattgattttatccCGGAAACTTGGCGAAATTATGTTTCCTGAAAAGCCGATaacgaaaatttgaatatcagTTAATGCCGTTGTTTCAGACGTTTTTAGATAAGCGCGGCAAACTCCCCGATGGATTTTCTAAGAAAAGGATTAAATGCAGTCCGACTACCCCGCGAGCGACCCTCAAAGCAGGATCTGATCTTTTCCTTTTGTGTCCCGCAATATCGCATACAAATTGGATCAAAATAGTTCCTATTTGCCTAACCTCAATTCTCCAGGGCCGCATTGTTTCGGCATTACGTGCAACCGCCCTAAGTGTGCCAGATTCCGTTCGAATTGTTCGCAACAATGCAGATGCGATATCCTAATTCTGGATTGTTTGCCAAGACGATCCGGAGGAATAGAAATTACGGAATATGAAAGGAAGCGCCTCTGCATATCGTGTGTGCATACATTGGAAATTGGCCGCATGGATTTAGATGCCCCAAAAGTGCATAGTACGTGCCAATGTGGGCTGCTTGGTTGGAATTTATTAGTGCAGTGGTTCGGCCATACAATTATTACCCGCGAAAGTTTAGGAGCTTTCCATGCTAGTAGATTTTCCATGGAAAGAGCTCACCTCACTGTGGTGCATTAAAGTCGCACTTTAATAGCGCGGAGAATAGACGAGCGTTTCAAGTAAATCGatcaaattaaactttatcgaattaaattaaaaacttattaatttaGATTTGCTACTTTAAAATTGTTCAAGAAAGTCCGATTTCGTGCTGTACTTTTTAGGGGCCGAtaccgattttttaaatccaccGTTCATTAATCACGTTTCATTATTCACCTCGACAGGAGACGCTGTTAGTGCCTTAGCATTGAAATAATTAACAGGTGCCAGCATGCTTGACCTCATCAATGCCTGCTGGGTAACATTAGGATTCGTTGACATTTCACCTCACACACAACGTCTGATGAGAAACGCGTCACTATCTATGTCGCTGTGAGTTGCCCAGCTAGGAATgtttgaaattagaaaagaaTTTCGTATGGAAGAACGTATATGTGGCAAAAGTTAGTCGCAAGTGCGCAACAGAAATGGAGCTTTCAAGTAGAAATGGAAAGAGAATGTCGGGCAACATATGTCGCTAATACATGGCTGCCGCCTCTCCAAAAAATTTTAGGGGGATGCTGGCAATTATGTACCATATCCAGTTTTTCTAGGTTATtgatttaaacattaaaaaaattgttagtaGGTTCTTAAGCACTCCCAGGTACTTCTGAGATTGAtcttaaaacgttttttcttcttattttagTCCCTAGTGATGTGATGATATTTATTCGCAACTCATTAATATTGATGAGTGTAGATTATAAATGAGATCATTCAGTTTTCCCCATAAGTAAAAGTCTGATAGTGATAGATCTGGTGAGCGTGCCGGCCAACTTATGTCTCCaatgtttgaaaatattttaactgtactaactaatttaatatcaatttaataaactcGTTTCGCGACTTTATACAGAGATGTTGAAAACAATACCTTATTATTTGTAACACAATTTCCCGTAAAAGCATCGAACTAATTGGCAGCTTTCTTGTGAACGAAacgaacataaaattttaattggaatcgtataatgtaataattcttgttaaaaaatgaacgCCCATGTTTCAACACCTTAAAGTTATCTAGACAAAGTTTCCACATGAACTAAGATGCGTTTGAGGCTGTAAATCGCTACGTAACTCGAGCTATTGtggaaatataattaaatttccaaaattgtcatttaaacttttagaaaattaaattcaattaataaacCCTGGGAGGTCAGCAACGGCCAAGACCTGAGCAAAGGAAATTTATAACAGGCATTGTTATTGGGACGTGTAATTCCTGATGCAGCCACGGAAACTCAGCTAAGTGTGCGAACTTCAGGCAAATTTCTAGCTTCCCCTTGAATCCAGCGTTTCCTAGATATTCATGTTTTGTCTTGATATACGGAGAAGTGCTTTGTGCACTTGACAACTTCTCTTCCGTCGAATATTTTCCTCGAATTTAATACGCCCAAGCAAATACCTACTTATTATTGTTGTCTTGAACTTGCAGACAAAGTTCTCTATAATCAAGCTTGGAAGTCATTAAACGAGTATCAGTTACCTCGCAAATgcatcattttaatttactagGTCAGCAAGGGAACAGTAATAAAGCTGATGCCGAATTCGATTAGGAAAAATAGTACAAATATAACTTGttcctctttttttttaacaaatgccttaaaaaaaaacagcaaaaaagttatatcCAGGTATCGGATATTGAGAAAAGCATTGAGTGCCtgaaaaatgtccaaaaaaatTCTCCAGTATTTTTTACTGCTATTCCCGTATTCACTAGAGGATCCTCTAAGATGCCCTCCAAAGGTATTCTTCCATTTACGTGACACCGTGTACAGCTACAATGAGGAAATGGCATTTTTGTCGCCACTTTTTTCCCCAAATTGCGCCCCTTCATCTAATTTTGTGTAATATCTCTTTCCCTCGTTTCTTAGGCTCATTTTCGTTTTATCCTCATGGAAGATGGGAAGCTTTCTCGCTATGGAACTTAATTGGTAATTTCGGTAACGCTTTCCTTAATTTtggacaatatttttttcggtgGGCAGCGTTCTGCATTAGCAGTTATTTGGCGAGGAAAATCAGATATTTTTCACTATATGTTCTTGTAATAATACTAGATGGGAAtattacaaaagaaaaatatacaaagtcACTTAAGCAGGGTTTTCCAGCTGAACAAAACTTTCCGTCGAAATTGACCTAAAATACAGTCTGGTGGCGCTATTTCAGGACGTGTaatgaacaatattttcattattaaactCTGAATTTCATTAGGAGTCCGCATATTGGCATATTTCCGTGCGCTTACGAAGAAGGTGAATTTTCCCGTGTCCTTACGGAAAACGTATATTTTTAGTATAGTTAACTTAGTGAAATACTTTGATTTTCAGTGCcgtataatgaaaattttattcttttcacgggacactctgtatattatttaaatattacaaaccTACTAACTACaaggatttttaataatttttcataactatATTTTCACCATGTgtgattattaattataatttttcataattagttttaattagttaaatttttttttttaattatgtaaaaaaatgaaatatattaatatttaagcTTAACATTTACTTTTGATTGTGTAGGTACCTTAACAAGCTCacgattttcttttaaaatatcgtcTTTGATACTGATCGTTTATGtcgatttttcatattaaaaccTGATTTAATTTCGGGAATATATACGAATCgtcgaaaattaatttcggGCTCCCATAACGCAATCCAAACATCAAACCCGTATTGACTCAGTTTGATAATGAATGGCCGGATTATTCGTGAATTGCGAATATCAATTCAATTGCAGACAGATTTGtagcatttttatttactttcggCAATTTTGCTCCACCGCCATCCTCCTCGCTGGATGGACAAAGGggagaaaaattcattttcatctCTCCACTTGTGTCTGCTCTGCGGAATTCTCATTTTGTTCCGGACGTAATGAGAACTGTTCGTTAAAGCGagatacataaataaaaaaccgaacgagtttttttaattttctaccCGATCCCTCTACTCGTGTAGGAATTCGATTTTACTACATATACATGATATTCCATGGCTACAAACTATGTACAGAGTGTCTGGTTTTGGAGCTTAACCAAGAGGATCTTAGTAACTATATGAAATACGAGGTGATGGACTCATATGTTGGCCAGTACACTCACCAGATCTCTCcccattagattattttttatggggaaCTATGAAAGATCTCATTTATAAACCGTATTTGGAAGTGAAGTATGAACTCTTCTGGCATCCAGAGCTGAATTTGGTACTGCAAGTATACAGTATTCTCTTATTCtactttcattatttttttaaggtagtTCGATTTTAGTCACAACTCAACAGCATAAATTATGTTCCCGCCAATTTGGTAATTCAGTCTACTTAATTCAATGTAATACACGTTTTTTCTTATCTTCTAGGAATGCTTCAATGCAAATACTCACCAATATATCAATTTGATATCACTTTCACGTTAGGGACCAGTACGTacctaaaaaacaaaagaaaataataattatttttgtccaTCACTCGGTACAAACTtaacttttcattttatttttttatttttcattttctaggGATTTTGAACCGATTTTTTGGCGAAATGGAACCTCATTTTTTAGCTAAATTCACGAATGCATCAACTTCCAGCTAAGAAATTCCCTATAGGTACAGAATAGATTTGAATAAGACGGTCCAATCCCAAACATTTGCTTCCGAGATCAATCATTTGCCTCGTGCAGGGCAGAAAGGGCTCGAATAAAAGATTTGCCTACGTTTTGTGTAAAAGGCCTTTGAGTGCCCATCAGTCTAAAAGGATGAATAGAGCTGATTTGACCTTTAATCCTTGATTGGTTAGTTCAGAGTTTGTTCAGAATTAAGTTCAAATGATTTAACAGACGTTGTTGCTTCTGATTTCCACAGCTCACTCAGCTAAACagtgcattaaaatattttttggaaaaacaagaaaacaaaaaataaattctcataagaaagaaaataaaaaaagtggtaaaaaCCCAGATTGAATCGCACAGAGACCAAAACGAATATTCCTGCACTCACTGGTATGTTTGGAAATAATCTAGAAGTTCAGAAGGAGAAGGCCGACGAAGCATCGATTTCAGATTTTTGGTTTTCAACCGTAACGAGTAGAGTTAATTTGGTAATaatgtggaaaattatttcctgcattaggtaaatattaaatgtaaatttgtggttgattttaattgcaaattacACCACATAATGTGTATTATTTTAGTCTGTTAATGGTTTCATTTTTAGACTCTGCAACAAACGGCTGGCAATCCGGGATCTATGTCGTGCTTCTGGTTCATTCTGTTTTTATATAGTGTGCCGTAAATAAGTGAGTTTCATGGGACTTGGAAACgggaatataataatataaatgggAATAGGGAACTCGGAAcagaaaaaaatgcttaagCATAAAACTATTGTAAATTAGGCGACAAGTGATACTTTCTAGATTCGGCTCCTGCCCTTTCCCATAAACAGTTCGTACAGTAACAAGCCATCTACTAAACTTCGTaacgtaaataactattacagCACTTCTGTGTAAAAATTTTGTCGCACGGTAATACTTAATTTAACTTACTGAAGATCAAATGTTAACACGTACgcaaaaaatattgcttttaataACTGTATATGTTTCTTTACAGAATTCGATTGCTGATGGAATTTCGCATCAGGGCGCTCGATTCCCTGCAAACCGAGTGCTGCAAAGTATCACTTTCCGCGCTTATtaagcaaataaatatttcatatgaACGGATTTCCGttcttgtttaaaaaatatattgacataatttagtattaattCTTATCAAGGAATAACGAAGTATTTCTCGATATAAAATTGTCCAAAAAAGTAAGCGGCAAGGCGATATTCTCCTGCACGTGAAAAACGATCCCGGATAAGAAGTTACGGAAGGAAACTCGTCACAGTTTTTCCGCCTTTCTTATTTACTTTACCGTCAAGGTGACCTCTTATTTTTCTTctgttatttatttgatttaccCTACGTTCGCCAAACCGTATCACGCTATAGTTAACTGTGGCCCAGTGTCTGTTTATTTTGCCTTTAGTTATTTGTCCCagtaatttcttgttttttctcCCACAAATACccttcatttaaaataatgaagaaatacgcttaagagaaaaaataactttagaaGATAACTCAACTCACTCTATGTGACGAGgaatacatttaattttatgtactTTTCCGTATCCTAGATGTAAGTTTTATATTCGAGTGTCACTCATTGCTCttgcttatttttatttttggtgtaTCCTAGACGTAAGTTTTACGTTCGAGTATCTCTCATTACtctcgtttatttttatttttggtcttttacatttaatttaatactaaaatgTGGCAGTAAAACGATACATTCCTGTAAAACTCGGGCAGAACTAAGGCTGCagtaaattacaaattactgCGACGTTTTTATTCTAAACCGGaagtatataaaattatgCTCCTGTTCTGGGAAATATTGCACCCATTGCAGGCTGCTTTATTCCTTATTACACCCCAGCTCTAGGGAAATTGTTTCTGGAGTAGACACTAGAAAATGTCATGTTTCAACTAGGTATTTACCGAAATCACACTCAATCGTGAATTTCTTTTACATTGTAACATTCTTTatatggaatattttcagCTGTTGGACAGACCGTGGCGCGCAGTTTTcaataatacataaataatttttatatattcagGTATTCACATCAATAATTCATCATGCTCAACCACAAGGATCTCGGTAACTTTAAAAGGTACGAGATCATGGATATGTCGGCCGGCACGTCCACCAGATCTATCCtcattagatttttatttattggggCAATATGAAAGACCTGTGTTTATAAATCTGGGCCCATCGATATTAATGAGGTACGATGCAGGATTATCGCAATTCAATAGGTGTACAGTGCTTGGATATGAAGGGTGAACTCTTCGAGCACCTCTtatatatctatttttttacttctttcttattttgttatttccgCTATTTTTGCTAAGAGAATAAAAGTGAGGCACTTAAATGAGAGTCCCTTTACCTCTTTATTTGATCACAAATGAACTTGTTTCTTTTAACATAAGAGCCAAGATGTTTTGGTTAGAAAGGGTAGTTTGATCTTGGTTGGATCTTCGCTCCACAACTTAAATGTTGCAGCCCTTTCTAATGATTGATTTAGCACCGTGTCCGTTGTCTGCATTATAAATAAACGATTGCTCAGTCCCGGTAGCCATAAAATAAACAGGACGTCCATCCACGAAATAAATTACGACATCATTCAGAGTGTCACGTACAGAATTCTTTTACAATGGAGTTTCTTCCAGgacaaaagttttaatttacagGCACTCGAAGTTCACGTCCTTTTGCTCTTAGGCACGACGAAACAAGTTTGAACAACATCAAAGGGAGAGATGGAATGGG
This window encodes:
- the LOC136412231 gene encoding uncharacterized protein; translation: MISFIFIVVVILASNAAPTPAQNTSITSKQLFAYWESVKESIRQTRNTILVKQDQEIIELMYEAQQIKMEVLEKFEIYNTAYRKVVKSILEEYDDTESIRCIMDLNDELIKFDQKVVELMEDRITEGESLINNFIYSLNVLLESISDLRTSVERCNKSYCTREIAALLSRTHEMVLQDIDTFEEELYDTFRYLILNEKPYVRYIQKLLSKLRLCIYGRIQTDHD